The genomic DNA TATATAGGATTCCTTGTCCTCCTCCCTGAATTTTGCCGCAGTTTCAACGGTGTATCCTTCAGGAATGTAGCCAAGGTTGAGGTCATGAGCTGCGGTCTGATCGGAAACAACGTCTGGGACGATGCCGCGTTTCATGAGTTCGTCGTATACGGTTGCTGCATTTCCGAGCAGTCCGATAGATGTCGGTTTTCCCTGGGCAAGGCTCTCGTCCTTGATCTTCAGGGCCTCATCCAGCTTGTCAGTCCACGTATCTAGATACTTATCCCTTAGCCTCCTCCTGATCTTTTCCTCATCAACCTCTACGATTATTCCAGAAGCGTTGTTCATGGTTATGGCCAGCGGCTGAGCGCCGCCCATCTCGCCAAGCCCTGAGGTCAGCACCCACTTACCGGACAGGTCATCTCTGTGAAATTCCTTTCTTGCAAGGGCAGATAAAGTCTCGTATGTTCCCTGAAGTACGCCCTGCGTGCCTATGTATATCCATGATCCTGCAGTCATCTGGCCGAACATTGTGAGACCGCGTGCCTCCAGATCCCAGAACACGTCATCGGTGGCCCATCTTGGAACTATCTGCGCGTTCACTATCAGCACTCTGGGTGCATCCTTAGTTGTCTTGAATACGCCGACGGGCTTTCCTGACTGGATTAGGAGGGTCTCGTCGTTTTCTAGCCGTTTCAGTTCATTGACGATCTTGTCAAAGGCCTCCCAGTTTCTGGCGGCCTTCCCCTTTCCACCATAAACGATCAGATTGGCCGGATCCTTGGCAACCATGGGATCCAGATTGTTCATGAGCAGGCGGAGAGCGGCCTCCTGCCCCCATCCCTTTGTATTCAATTTTTTACCAGTTGGTGCGTGTATCTCTCTCGCTTTCGTTTCCATACATATTGATCGTATGTTTTTATTTATTCTTTTTCGGGGTATTTAGAAAAATAATCAAATATAATAATTTTAATGACAATAGGTAAAATTAAATATATTTAATTGGATCAATTGTTATGCCATCCGAGAGACTGAAACCAAATCAGATAGGTCTGGCTCAGGCGATATTCCAGGGCGTATCGTACGTTGCTCCAGCCGCTGATGTGGCTATACTGCTGATAATCACAGCTGGTTTTGCACTTGGAAGCACGCCCTTAGCCGCTCTGTTTGCATGGGCAGTTTATTTTCTCTTTCTGAATGCAAATTATCAGTTCTCAAGATTTACCGGCGGCGCATCTGGATACTATGGATACGTGGCAAAATCCATAGGGCCTAGGGCAGGCTTCATAACGGCCATGTGGTACGTCATGTTCCAATTTTTCTCCCTTGCTGCATTCGGTCTTCTGGGCTTCGCCACCTTTCTTTATTATGTTTCGCCGGATCTGACACACATTGCGTACATCTGGATACTGTTTGTCGCCATAGTTGCATTTTTCACCTTCTATCTAGGTTACAGGGGGCTTAGGCCTTCACTGAATTATTCAATGTTTAGCGCTTCCATTGAAATTGGGTTTCTGGTTCTCATGGGTATAATAATCGCTGTGAAGGCCGGGTCTGCCAACACGATCGAGGTGTTCACGCTGAAACCCTTAGACGGCAACTTCTCCCTCCTTTTTTTCGCAATGATATTTTCGATTCCGCTTTTCGCAGGATCTGGAACCGTGATAACACTGGCCGAAGAAACAAGGGGTTCCCTGAAGACCATAAAGAGATCAATTTGGATCTCCATGATCGTGCTTCTCATTGCTCTGCTCGTACCAGCATACGCCCTAACCGTTGGATACGGGGTTTCGAATATGGCCTCATTTTCTGGGCTGAGCGATCCGGGAATCATAATATTTGAGAAATACGGAGGAATTGCAGCCGGGATCATCCTGATAATACTCACGGTGAACAGCTATCTGAGTTCAAATGTGTCGCTGATGTCATCTGTTTCACGTGTCATATATTCTCTTGGTAGAGATGGTGTTCTTCCGAAGTCCGTTACAAAGATACATCCTAGGTACAGCTCTCCCTACATCGCGGTATTGATGCTTGAAGTCGGGGGAATAATTGTGGCCATCATACCTTCGCTTGCGTACGGCCCATTTGAAGGTGCACTTATACTGTTTTCTATAAACATATTTGCACTGCTCTTCACGCACATACTTGTGAACGCCTC from Thermoplasma sp. Kam2015 includes the following:
- a CDS encoding APC family permease translates to MPSERLKPNQIGLAQAIFQGVSYVAPAADVAILLIITAGFALGSTPLAALFAWAVYFLFLNANYQFSRFTGGASGYYGYVAKSIGPRAGFITAMWYVMFQFFSLAAFGLLGFATFLYYVSPDLTHIAYIWILFVAIVAFFTFYLGYRGLRPSLNYSMFSASIEIGFLVLMGIIIAVKAGSANTIEVFTLKPLDGNFSLLFFAMIFSIPLFAGSGTVITLAEETRGSLKTIKRSIWISMIVLLIALLVPAYALTVGYGVSNMASFSGLSDPGIIIFEKYGGIAAGIILIILTVNSYLSSNVSLMSSVSRVIYSLGRDGVLPKSVTKIHPRYSSPYIAVLMLEVGGIIVAIIPSLAYGPFEGALILFSINIFALLFTHILVNASLPIYVRKNGKKMNPITHILLPVISILIGGIVIYYSAVASIAQGNRS
- the hutU gene encoding urocanate hydratase, whose product is METKAREIHAPTGKKLNTKGWGQEAALRLLMNNLDPMVAKDPANLIVYGGKGKAARNWEAFDKIVNELKRLENDETLLIQSGKPVGVFKTTKDAPRVLIVNAQIVPRWATDDVFWDLEARGLTMFGQMTAGSWIYIGTQGVLQGTYETLSALARKEFHRDDLSGKWVLTSGLGEMGGAQPLAITMNNASGIIVEVDEEKIRRRLRDKYLDTWTDKLDEALKIKDESLAQGKPTSIGLLGNAATVYDELMKRGIVPDVVSDQTAAHDLNLGYIPEGYTVETAAKFREEDKESYIKKVYASIVKEAKAILWFQRNGSKTFDYGNNFRTRAQEGGMKEAFEIPGYVPAYIRDLFAIGSGPFRWVALSGDPQDIYRIDDAIIKNFQKDQHLVRWIKLAKERVHFQGLPARICYASYGEREEIGLMINEMVRSGELQAPVAIGRDHHDTGSVASPYRETEKMKDGSDAIADWPILNALLNAISGATWVSVHHGGGTGIGNAIHAGFVIVADGTKDAEERMKRVLNADPGIGVIRHADAGYESSIDIIKKGPKFRYPYID